One Nitrospina watsonii DNA segment encodes these proteins:
- the mraY gene encoding phospho-N-acetylmuramoyl-pentapeptide-transferase, translating to MFYHLFYPLSADYSIFNVFRYITFRSAYAGITALLLCLIFGPIVIRSLQKLEIGETIRTDGPQSHITKSGTPTMGGLLVLFTFLLATLLWANLTNLYIWLLIFVAVGFGLIGFVDDFLKLRKGNGLTARTKIFWQILVATVVGLFCTYFDPNRMGFATNLYVPFFKDFTPDIGGWYVVLIVIVIVGTSNAVNLTDGLDGLAIGPIIIATLTYTALVYITGHFKFAGYLNIQYVGSAGELAVLTSAMVGASLGFLWFNAYPAQMFMGDVGSLSLGAILGTVAVIAKQELLLILVGGIFVIEALSVIIQVAWFKYTGGKRFFKMAPLHHHFEHMGWEEPKVIVRFWIIAVVLAMLSLSTLKLR from the coding sequence ATGTTCTATCACCTGTTCTATCCGCTCAGCGCTGATTATTCGATCTTCAACGTGTTCCGTTACATCACGTTCCGCTCGGCCTACGCCGGCATCACGGCGCTGTTGCTGTGCCTGATCTTCGGCCCCATTGTCATCCGCTCTCTGCAGAAGCTGGAAATCGGCGAGACCATCCGCACCGACGGTCCGCAGTCGCACATCACCAAATCGGGCACGCCAACGATGGGCGGCCTGCTGGTGCTGTTCACCTTTCTGCTGGCGACGTTGCTGTGGGCGAACCTGACCAACCTGTACATCTGGTTGCTGATCTTCGTCGCCGTCGGTTTCGGCCTCATCGGTTTCGTGGACGACTTTCTGAAGCTGCGCAAAGGCAACGGCCTCACGGCGCGCACCAAAATTTTCTGGCAGATCCTCGTCGCCACGGTGGTGGGATTGTTCTGCACCTACTTCGATCCCAACCGCATGGGTTTCGCCACCAATCTGTACGTGCCCTTCTTCAAGGATTTCACGCCCGACATCGGCGGCTGGTACGTGGTGCTGATCGTCATCGTCATCGTCGGCACCTCGAACGCAGTGAACCTGACCGACGGACTCGACGGCCTTGCCATCGGTCCCATCATCATCGCCACATTGACCTACACGGCGTTGGTGTACATCACCGGGCATTTCAAATTTGCGGGCTACCTGAACATCCAGTACGTGGGCAGCGCCGGCGAGCTGGCGGTGCTGACCTCGGCCATGGTCGGGGCCAGCCTTGGCTTTCTCTGGTTCAACGCCTACCCGGCGCAAATGTTCATGGGCGACGTCGGTTCGCTGTCGCTGGGCGCGATCCTGGGCACGGTGGCGGTGATCGCCAAGCAGGAACTGCTGTTGATCCTGGTCGGCGGCATCTTCGTCATCGAAGCCCTGTCGGTCATCATCCAGGTGGCCTGGTTCAAATACACCGGGGGCAAACGGTTTTTCAAGATGGCCCCATTGCACCATCACTTTGAACACATGGGTTGGGAAGAGCCCAAGGTGATCGTCCGTTTCTGGATCATCGCCGTGGTACTCGCCATGCTCAGCCTGAGCACATTGAAATTGAGATGA
- a CDS encoding UDP-N-acetylmuramoyl-tripeptide--D-alanyl-D-alanine ligase, with protein sequence MDSDLNTVLEATQGEQVRGEASARFSGVSINSRTLKAGELFFCIQGDRFDGHDFLNDAIAKQAAGVIVSDRARLPLDRMADGPFAVQVPDTLKALQDLAAFHRNQHKVRMVGVTGTNGKSTTKEMIAAITSTQFKTLKTQGNLNNHIGLPLTLLDLNAEHEVAVLEMGMSAAGEIRRLAEIARPEIGVITNISEAHMVHLETIHDVQAAKGELFEALPETGAAVVNADDPLVRELVGNLRARIITFGLDPTADVQARDIRSADVGGIEFTANVFDATVPVRLPFSGMHNVSNALAALAVGAALGMDANSMASGLQRTQGLDQRGQIFEHQGMTLLNDTYNANPRSMLEAIKTLRALPCSGRRFLVIGDMLELGAQEEAAHRKVGQWAEENEIDCLVSVGVLAKLAADAAVNAGMKRDHVHSAETHDEAAQYLTHHARKGDCLLFKGSRGSQMETVIERFTGSDR encoded by the coding sequence TGGATAGCGATTTGAATACCGTACTCGAAGCCACCCAGGGAGAACAGGTTCGGGGCGAAGCGTCGGCGCGCTTTTCCGGCGTGTCCATCAATTCGCGCACGCTGAAGGCGGGCGAACTGTTCTTCTGTATCCAGGGCGACCGCTTCGATGGCCACGATTTCCTGAACGACGCCATCGCCAAACAGGCCGCGGGTGTCATCGTTTCCGATCGCGCCCGGTTGCCGCTGGATCGCATGGCCGACGGACCGTTCGCCGTGCAGGTGCCGGATACCTTGAAGGCGTTGCAGGACCTGGCGGCGTTTCACCGCAATCAACATAAAGTGCGCATGGTCGGTGTCACCGGCACCAATGGCAAATCGACGACAAAAGAAATGATCGCCGCCATCACCTCCACGCAATTCAAGACGCTGAAGACGCAGGGCAACCTGAACAACCACATCGGCCTGCCTTTGACGCTGCTCGACCTGAACGCGGAGCACGAGGTCGCGGTGCTGGAGATGGGCATGAGTGCGGCGGGCGAGATCCGCCGCCTCGCCGAAATCGCGCGTCCGGAGATCGGCGTCATCACCAATATTTCGGAAGCGCACATGGTGCACCTGGAAACCATCCACGACGTGCAGGCCGCCAAAGGCGAACTGTTCGAAGCGTTGCCGGAGACCGGCGCCGCCGTCGTCAACGCCGACGACCCCTTGGTGCGGGAACTCGTCGGCAACCTGCGCGCCCGCATCATCACCTTCGGCCTCGATCCGACCGCCGATGTGCAGGCACGCGACATCCGTTCCGCTGACGTCGGCGGCATCGAGTTCACCGCCAACGTGTTCGACGCCACCGTGCCGGTGCGGTTGCCGTTTTCCGGCATGCACAATGTGAGCAACGCCCTGGCGGCGCTGGCCGTGGGCGCAGCGCTGGGCATGGACGCCAACAGCATGGCGTCCGGACTGCAACGCACACAGGGCCTCGACCAACGCGGCCAGATTTTTGAACACCAGGGCATGACGCTGCTCAACGACACCTACAACGCCAACCCGCGCTCGATGCTGGAAGCCATCAAGACCCTGCGCGCCCTGCCCTGCTCCGGTCGCCGCTTTCTGGTGATTGGCGACATGCTGGAGCTCGGCGCACAGGAAGAAGCCGCGCACCGGAAGGTCGGACAATGGGCGGAGGAAAACGAAATCGACTGTCTCGTCAGCGTCGGCGTGCTGGCAAAACTGGCTGCCGATGCCGCCGTCAACGCGGGCATGAAGCGCGACCACGTGCACAGCGCGGAAACGCACGACGAGGCCGCGCAATATCTGACGCACCACGCACGCAAAGGCGATTGCCTGCTGTTCAAGGGGTCCCGGGGATCGCAAATGGAAACCGTGATTGAAAGGTTCACCGGCTCGGACCGGTAA